In Aureibaculum algae, the following are encoded in one genomic region:
- a CDS encoding class I SAM-dependent methyltransferase, producing MTEFWETAFNDKQELWGMNPSQSAKFTKNFFVENTIKNILIPGIGYGRNAQPFIESGINVNGIEISKTAIELARKHYGSDMNIFHGSVTEMPFDNKKYDGIFCYGLIHLLNSEGRKKLIQDCYNQLTENGFMVFTAITINAPQYGQGELISKDRYEIHKGAKIFYYDNESVKTEFEKYGLFEITEVDENQPMYLIKCKKE from the coding sequence ATGACAGAATTTTGGGAAACAGCTTTTAATGATAAGCAAGAATTGTGGGGAATGAACCCTTCACAATCTGCTAAATTCACAAAGAATTTCTTTGTAGAAAATACTATAAAGAACATTTTAATTCCAGGAATTGGATATGGACGGAATGCACAACCATTTATCGAAAGTGGTATAAATGTTAACGGAATTGAAATTTCAAAAACAGCTATTGAGCTCGCAAGAAAACATTACGGTAGTGATATGAATATTTTTCACGGTTCGGTAACTGAAATGCCTTTTGATAACAAAAAGTATGACGGAATTTTCTGCTATGGACTTATTCATTTATTAAATAGTGAAGGTAGAAAAAAGTTAATCCAAGACTGCTACAACCAACTGACTGAAAATGGATTTATGGTTTTTACTGCTATAACAATAAATGCACCACAATATGGACAAGGTGAATTAATAAGTAAAGACCGTTACGAAATTCATAAAGGAGCAAAAATATTTTATTACGACAATGAATCGGTCAAAACAGAATTTGAGAAATACGGACTTTTTGAAATCACTGAAGTGGACGAAAATCAGCCAATGTATTTGATTAAATGTAAGAAAGAATAA
- the map gene encoding type I methionyl aminopeptidase → MSITKESELIGMKKISEVVGTTLKLMREYAKVGMSTKELDEYGGEILKGYGAKSAPYETYGFPGFSCISVNKEAAHGIPSKNKILKEGDLINIDVSAELNGFWSDNGGSFVLGKDIHNHQPLVDASKNILHKAIINIKGGVRISEIGYLIETEAKKSGFKVIKNLAGHGVGRSLHEKPENILNYRVKSNRERFKKNTTVAIETFISTKSTVAVELNDGWTLVGNKGGYVTQHEQTILITDKTPIILTESNGVWN, encoded by the coding sequence ATGTCAATAACAAAAGAATCAGAATTAATCGGAATGAAAAAAATTAGTGAAGTTGTTGGAACTACACTAAAATTAATGAGAGAATACGCTAAAGTTGGAATGTCAACTAAAGAACTAGATGAATATGGAGGTGAAATTTTAAAGGGTTATGGAGCTAAATCTGCACCTTATGAAACTTATGGATTCCCTGGTTTCTCGTGTATAAGTGTAAATAAAGAAGCTGCTCACGGAATACCATCAAAGAATAAAATATTAAAAGAAGGAGATTTAATTAATATTGATGTATCAGCAGAATTAAATGGTTTTTGGTCTGATAATGGTGGTTCTTTTGTACTTGGAAAAGACATTCATAATCATCAACCTCTTGTAGATGCTTCTAAAAATATTTTACACAAAGCAATAATCAATATCAAAGGCGGAGTGAGAATTTCTGAAATAGGGTATTTAATAGAAACAGAAGCTAAAAAGTCAGGATTTAAAGTAATTAAAAATTTGGCTGGTCACGGAGTTGGTAGAAGTTTACACGAAAAACCTGAGAATATCTTAAACTATAGAGTTAAAAGTAACAGAGAACGATTTAAGAAAAATACAACGGTAGCAATAGAAACATTTATTTCAACAAAATCTACTGTTGCTGTAGAATTAAATGATGGTTGGACTTTAGTTGGCAACAAGGGTGGGTATGTAACCCAACACGAACAAACAATATTAATCACAGATAAAACTCCTATAATTTTAACTGAATCAAATGGGGTGTGGAATTAA
- a CDS encoding helix-turn-helix domain-containing protein produces MNKEQTLEDLYAYGDKRSPTNLKKGIGHFNVFQLDDFMGENSEPLLFNRRIYFKVTLIIGKTRVHYADKVIDIEKQALVFSNPQIPYSWESMSDKQSGVFCVFTESFFQQFGILSEYPVFQPNGNPVYNLSEEQAKYFQQIFQKMFTEINSDYIYKYDVLKNIVIEVLHSAMKLQPDELFVNHQSTNGSERISSLFMELLERQFPIENVNHQIELRSASTYANRLNIHINHLNRVLKETLQQTTSDIIANRILKEAKILLIHTNWNISQIGFCLGFDEISNFSNFFKKHIGVSPTNFRKQMIV; encoded by the coding sequence ATGAATAAAGAACAAACATTAGAAGATTTATATGCTTATGGAGATAAAAGGAGCCCAACTAATTTAAAAAAGGGGATAGGCCATTTTAACGTATTTCAACTTGATGATTTTATGGGGGAGAATTCAGAACCTCTTTTATTTAATCGAAGAATATATTTTAAAGTAACGCTAATAATTGGGAAAACCCGAGTGCATTATGCCGATAAAGTGATTGATATTGAAAAACAAGCACTAGTATTTTCTAATCCACAAATTCCATATAGTTGGGAGTCGATGAGTGATAAACAATCGGGGGTTTTCTGTGTATTCACCGAAAGTTTTTTTCAACAATTTGGTATATTAAGTGAGTATCCTGTTTTTCAACCAAATGGTAACCCAGTGTATAATTTGAGTGAAGAACAGGCGAAATATTTTCAACAAATATTTCAAAAAATGTTTACCGAAATTAATTCTGATTACATCTATAAGTATGATGTACTAAAAAACATTGTTATTGAAGTGCTCCATTCAGCAATGAAACTACAACCGGATGAACTTTTTGTAAATCATCAATCTACAAACGGATCAGAAAGGATATCTTCTTTATTTATGGAATTACTGGAACGACAATTTCCTATAGAAAATGTTAATCATCAAATAGAACTCCGCTCTGCATCTACATATGCAAATCGATTAAATATTCATATTAATCATTTAAATAGAGTACTAAAAGAAACTTTACAGCAAACAACTAGTGATATTATTGCAAATAGAATTTTAAAGGAAGCAAAAATACTCTTAATACATACAAATTGGAATATATCACAAATAGGATTTTGTCTTGGCTTTGATGAGATATCGAATTTTTCAAACTTCTTTAAAAAACATATAGGCGTATCGCCAACCAATTTTAGAAAACAAATGATTGTTTGA
- a CDS encoding SDR family oxidoreductase, whose translation MKNVKTALITGANKGIGFETAKQLAALGYNVYLGSRNKINGLKAVKELNKLGFTDVDTLEIDVTNKKSIQKAKEELKTKISHLDVLVNNAGIAGEVSNLPSIDSIDNIRNVLETNFFGAVQVTQHFLELLYKSNAPRIVNVSSELGSLTLQSDPEWEFYPYKVFAYNTSKTALNSLTVMLAHEFKDSTLKINSVAPGYTATDLTNFEGERTPNMGAAVIVKYATLDTSGPTGKFFNEEGEVHW comes from the coding sequence ATGAAAAATGTTAAAACAGCACTTATAACTGGTGCAAACAAAGGGATTGGGTTTGAAACAGCCAAACAATTGGCAGCGCTTGGCTACAATGTATATTTAGGAAGCCGAAATAAAATAAATGGGTTAAAGGCTGTTAAAGAATTAAATAAACTAGGATTTACGGATGTTGATACTTTAGAAATTGATGTCACTAACAAAAAATCAATTCAAAAAGCAAAAGAAGAACTAAAAACTAAAATTTCTCATCTTGATGTTTTGGTAAATAATGCTGGTATTGCAGGTGAAGTTTCTAATTTACCATCAATAGATTCTATTGATAATATCCGAAATGTTCTTGAAACTAATTTTTTTGGAGCAGTACAAGTAACACAACATTTTCTTGAACTTTTATATAAATCAAATGCACCAAGAATAGTCAATGTTTCAAGTGAGTTAGGCTCGCTAACTTTGCAGAGTGATCCTGAATGGGAGTTTTATCCGTATAAAGTATTTGCGTATAACACTTCAAAAACAGCTTTAAATTCATTAACGGTTATGTTAGCTCACGAATTTAAAGATAGCACTCTCAAAATTAACAGTGTAGCCCCAGGATATACAGCAACTGATTTGACCAATTTTGAAGGAGAAAGAACTCCTAATATGGGAGCTGCAGTAATTGTTAAATATGCTACACTTGATACAAGCGGACCAACTGGAAAATTTTTTAATGAAGAAGGAGAGGTTCACTGGTAA
- a CDS encoding TetR/AcrR family transcriptional regulator: MTKASNTRHNILEKAFDLIYKKGYQTTSIDEIIATTKVTKGAFYYHFKTKDEMGIAIINEIVKPIMQKSVIFPLQNTENPIEEIYFMTKSLLLENNFLKLEYGCPAGNLTQEMTPWNSEFTKVLKELIIEWQTTIENNVKKGIENGKVRSDINPKQVAYFIISSYWGIRNFGKITNNKDCYNSYLEELKIYLSNLN; the protein is encoded by the coding sequence ATGACAAAAGCATCAAATACCCGACATAATATTCTTGAGAAAGCATTTGACTTAATTTATAAGAAAGGCTACCAAACTACTAGTATTGACGAGATTATAGCAACAACAAAAGTAACAAAAGGAGCTTTTTACTATCATTTCAAAACAAAAGATGAAATGGGCATTGCTATTATCAACGAAATTGTTAAACCTATAATGCAAAAATCTGTTATTTTCCCCTTACAAAATACAGAAAACCCAATTGAGGAAATTTATTTCATGACCAAATCTCTATTATTAGAAAATAATTTTTTAAAACTTGAATATGGATGTCCGGCAGGTAATTTAACACAAGAAATGACTCCATGGAATTCCGAATTCACAAAAGTACTTAAAGAATTAATTATCGAATGGCAAACTACAATTGAGAATAATGTAAAAAAGGGAATTGAAAATGGTAAAGTCCGTAGCGATATAAACCCAAAACAAGTTGCCTATTTTATTATATCAAGCTATTGGGGGATCAGAAACTTTGGAAAAATCACAAACAACAAGGATTGTTATAACTCTTATTTAGAAGAGCTTAAAATTTATTTAAGTAATCTTAATTAA
- a CDS encoding DUF3817 domain-containing protein codes for MKNLFKTKIGRLRIIGFLEGISLLVLVFIAMPMKYYFDNPSLTKSLGPIHGAIFLLFLINTLSVGVEQNWKFRKTTWKVILACFIPFGTFYIDKKILSHL; via the coding sequence ATGAAAAATTTATTTAAAACAAAAATCGGTAGGCTAAGAATTATCGGCTTCCTAGAAGGTATTTCACTTTTGGTTCTTGTATTTATTGCTATGCCAATGAAATATTATTTTGATAATCCATCCTTAACCAAATCATTAGGACCTATACATGGAGCAATATTTCTGCTTTTTCTCATAAACACATTAAGTGTTGGTGTTGAACAAAACTGGAAATTTAGAAAAACAACTTGGAAAGTTATTTTAGCTTGTTTCATTCCTTTTGGAACATTTTATATTGATAAGAAAATTTTGAGTCACCTATAA
- a CDS encoding VOC family protein, whose translation MRQLTFASLQVKNLEASKDFYTEKLGFEINNSNPQACVFNYNQGKASFAIRTPLEPLEDKELGIGVALWFAVTESLDELNAKFIANGITTVAPIFETPFGSAFHVKDLDGYKLTFLAPK comes from the coding sequence ATGAGACAATTAACTTTTGCATCACTACAAGTGAAAAATCTGGAAGCCTCAAAAGACTTCTATACAGAAAAATTAGGCTTTGAAATCAATAACTCGAATCCGCAAGCCTGTGTTTTTAATTACAATCAAGGAAAAGCAAGTTTCGCTATCCGTACACCGCTTGAACCACTTGAGGACAAAGAATTGGGAATCGGTGTGGCACTTTGGTTTGCTGTTACTGAAAGTTTGGACGAATTGAATGCGAAATTCATTGCAAACGGAATAACTACAGTGGCACCAATTTTTGAAACTCCATTTGGAAGCGCTTTTCACGTAAAAGATCTTGATGGTTATAAACTTACTTTTTTAGCCCCTAAATAA
- a CDS encoding SDR family oxidoreductase: MKNKILVTGATGGLGSLVINLLKEKTDVENLTVLVRDETNELTKLYNNDGIEIRIGDYGNTESLAKAFKGIDVLYFVSGGDDNQRAQLHKNVVDAATKASVKHILYTSAVWKDESASSPLAALVDSHKQTEKFIKASGITYTILRHNLYAEVIEMLIGDKRQLLKTKTIYLPTANGLSSFVPKKDLAEAEVNILLNPSAYANKILEFNGSKQITFLEIAQKISEIIKEPIQYVSPGLNEFEAQMDKFGLPKNIIEILSTFSLAIAQGEFDHQSDDLETVLGRKTKSLDDFLKETYG, encoded by the coding sequence ATGAAAAATAAAATATTAGTTACTGGAGCCACAGGTGGTTTAGGAAGCTTAGTTATCAATCTTCTAAAAGAAAAAACAGATGTTGAAAATCTTACTGTTTTAGTACGAGATGAAACAAATGAATTGACAAAATTATATAATAATGATGGTATTGAAATAAGAATTGGTGATTACGGTAATACGGAAAGTTTGGCAAAAGCTTTTAAAGGAATTGATGTGTTATACTTCGTTTCGGGAGGAGATGACAATCAGCGTGCACAGCTACATAAAAATGTGGTTGACGCAGCAACAAAAGCAAGTGTTAAGCACATTTTATACACTAGTGCGGTATGGAAAGACGAGAGTGCATCTTCCCCTTTAGCTGCTCTTGTAGACTCTCACAAACAAACTGAAAAATTCATAAAAGCTTCAGGAATTACTTATACAATATTGAGACATAATTTATATGCCGAAGTAATAGAAATGTTGATTGGAGATAAGCGTCAACTCTTAAAAACCAAAACTATTTATTTACCCACAGCTAATGGATTAAGCTCTTTTGTTCCTAAAAAAGACTTAGCTGAAGCGGAGGTAAATATCCTTTTAAATCCTTCAGCCTATGCAAATAAAATATTGGAATTTAATGGAAGTAAGCAAATCACATTTTTAGAAATTGCACAAAAAATATCAGAGATAATAAAAGAACCTATCCAGTATGTTTCTCCGGGGTTAAATGAATTTGAAGCTCAGATGGATAAATTTGGGTTACCTAAGAATATTATCGAAATACTGAGTACATTCAGTTTAGCCATTGCCCAAGGAGAGTTTGACCATCAGTCAGATGATTTAGAAACTGTTTTAGGACGAAAAACAAAATCACTTGATGACTTTTTGAAAGAAACTTATGGATAG
- a CDS encoding EVE domain-containing protein, giving the protein MKEREIKYWVITASKDHVKNGIAQGIAQTCHGKAAPLKRMKKGDLVIYYSGKQTFGKPDKCQEFTALGKVLDDEIYQHQVSEDFYPSRRAIEFLQCKDASILPLINDLQFIQNKKSWGYPFRFGILEINKPDFNLISSQMLQYHYA; this is encoded by the coding sequence ATGAAAGAAAGAGAAATCAAATATTGGGTAATCACAGCTTCAAAAGATCACGTTAAAAACGGAATTGCACAAGGAATAGCACAAACTTGTCACGGAAAAGCTGCTCCATTAAAAAGAATGAAAAAAGGAGATCTTGTGATTTACTATTCAGGTAAGCAAACTTTTGGTAAGCCTGATAAATGTCAAGAATTTACAGCATTAGGAAAAGTTTTGGATGATGAAATATATCAGCATCAAGTTTCGGAAGACTTTTATCCTTCGAGACGTGCTATTGAATTTCTGCAATGTAAAGATGCGTCTATTCTTCCTTTAATCAATGATTTACAATTTATCCAAAACAAAAAAAGTTGGGGTTATCCTTTCCGTTTTGGAATTCTTGAAATAAACAAACCCGATTTTAATTTAATCTCATCTCAAATGCTTCAATACCATTATGCCTAA
- a CDS encoding MarR family winged helix-turn-helix transcriptional regulator codes for MPKEIEFQFKSPNESPGYLLGQVTMLWQRKLKAILDRLDLTQTQFVLLAALGWLLKKSNAVTQVDIANQSNTDRMMVSKVLRTLEKKKFISRQEHLTDTRAKVIKLTSEGTEVLQKALTVVENTDTEFFSVLGHDLPSFNQSMSNLIEQKKEEQKD; via the coding sequence ATGCCTAAAGAAATCGAATTTCAATTTAAAAGCCCCAATGAAAGTCCTGGTTATTTGCTTGGACAAGTTACTATGTTGTGGCAACGTAAGCTAAAAGCAATTTTAGACCGTTTAGATCTAACACAGACGCAATTTGTATTATTAGCTGCATTAGGTTGGCTTTTAAAAAAAAGTAATGCTGTTACGCAAGTTGACATTGCAAACCAAAGTAATACAGACAGAATGATGGTTTCAAAAGTTTTGAGAACTTTGGAGAAAAAGAAATTTATAAGTCGACAGGAACACCTAACTGATACAAGAGCCAAAGTAATTAAATTGACGAGTGAAGGGACCGAAGTTCTACAAAAGGCATTGACAGTAGTGGAAAATACCGACACCGAATTCTTTTCGGTTTTGGGTCATGATTTACCATCATTTAATCAGAGTATGTCCAATTTGATTGAACAAAAAAAAGAAGAACAAAAGGACTAA
- a CDS encoding DMT family transporter, whose amino-acid sequence MIFLNRKVSRFEIIGFLTCFFGLLIATYPVLQESKASFLGITLLIIGMSSYSIGSVYYKKTELRLSNRSTNGWQTLIGGIFLVPIAYLMNTKAIVLDYNFYISLIWLVFVVSILATLLWLNLLKKDAVKASKWLFLAPVFGYLLSFIILEEEITLYEIVGTVLVIIGLRISK is encoded by the coding sequence GTGATTTTTTTAAATAGAAAAGTTTCTAGATTTGAAATAATAGGGTTTCTTACTTGTTTTTTTGGATTGTTGATAGCTACGTATCCTGTACTTCAAGAGTCCAAAGCAAGCTTCCTTGGAATTACATTATTAATAATCGGAATGTCCTCATATTCAATAGGTAGTGTATATTATAAAAAAACCGAATTAAGATTATCTAATAGGTCTACTAATGGCTGGCAAACTCTCATAGGTGGAATTTTTCTTGTTCCTATCGCATATTTGATGAATACTAAAGCTATTGTTTTAGATTACAATTTTTATATATCTCTAATTTGGTTAGTTTTTGTTGTCTCCATTTTAGCCACATTACTTTGGCTAAATTTACTTAAAAAAGATGCTGTAAAAGCTAGTAAATGGCTGTTTTTAGCTCCGGTTTTTGGCTATCTATTATCATTTATAATCTTAGAGGAAGAAATAACTTTATATGAAATAGTTGGAACAGTGTTGGTTATTATTGGATTGAGAATAAGTAAGTAA
- a CDS encoding helix-turn-helix transcriptional regulator, with the protein MENKEIPRLSRLTAILTRLQEKRLVTSTSLANRFCVSVRTIYRDLKALEQAGIPILIEEGKGYTLMEGYRLPPIMFTEEEANALITAERLIYVNKDTSLKGNYSEAISKIKSVLKNNVKDKVEFLSERVAFWQDPKDNDITSNLLSFFQATITNFNVIKIEYFSPNNNETTQRIIEPFALINKIGESWYLIAWCRLRKDYRLFRFDRIKKTEVINETFNPDKMSLEQYLIQYRKDNFDHP; encoded by the coding sequence ATGGAAAACAAAGAAATCCCAAGGTTGTCAAGACTAACGGCAATTTTAACCCGCCTGCAAGAAAAACGTTTGGTTACATCTACATCCCTTGCCAACAGATTTTGCGTGAGTGTTCGGACAATTTATAGAGATTTAAAAGCATTAGAACAGGCTGGTATTCCCATTTTAATAGAGGAAGGTAAAGGTTATACGTTAATGGAGGGGTATAGATTACCTCCTATAATGTTTACAGAAGAAGAAGCAAATGCTTTAATAACTGCTGAAAGACTCATTTATGTAAATAAAGATACATCCCTTAAAGGTAATTATTCCGAAGCCATATCAAAAATTAAATCAGTCTTGAAAAATAATGTAAAAGACAAGGTAGAGTTTCTTTCTGAACGAGTTGCTTTTTGGCAGGATCCGAAAGACAATGATATAACAAGTAATTTATTATCCTTCTTTCAAGCTACAATAACAAACTTCAATGTCATAAAAATCGAATATTTTTCTCCTAACAATAATGAAACTACTCAACGCATCATTGAACCTTTTGCATTAATAAATAAAATAGGAGAAAGTTGGTATTTAATAGCTTGGTGTCGACTACGGAAAGATTATAGATTATTCCGTTTTGACAGGATAAAAAAAACTGAGGTAATAAACGAGACATTCAATCCTGATAAAATGAGCCTTGAACAATATTTAATACAATATAGAAAAGATAATTTTGACCACCCCTGA
- a CDS encoding VOC family protein — protein MQSTDTKNIKSIPDGYTSVTPWIISLSSEKLIEFLKTVFKAEEIPNSKIKNEQGTVIHVVVKIGNAKVMLFDAKKEWNPTPSLLNLYVEDVEEVYQKALQFGATSVTTITTLWFGEKVCRILDPFGNLWWINQRVEEIDFTNPDEITKRASTPKAVEGITYIQKSLNESLLHQKNFFKKTFPD, from the coding sequence ATGCAAAGCACCGACACGAAAAACATTAAAAGCATTCCTGATGGCTATACATCAGTAACGCCTTGGATTATATCTTTATCCTCCGAAAAATTAATTGAATTTTTAAAAACTGTATTTAAAGCAGAAGAAATTCCAAATAGTAAAATAAAAAATGAACAAGGGACTGTTATACACGTTGTGGTAAAGATAGGAAATGCGAAAGTTATGTTGTTTGACGCAAAAAAAGAATGGAATCCTACACCCTCGTTATTGAATCTGTATGTTGAAGATGTTGAAGAGGTATACCAGAAAGCATTACAATTTGGTGCTACATCTGTCACAACCATTACCACACTTTGGTTTGGAGAAAAGGTATGTAGAATTCTGGATCCGTTTGGTAATCTCTGGTGGATAAATCAGCGTGTTGAAGAAATTGACTTTACTAATCCAGACGAAATTACAAAGCGAGCTTCAACACCTAAAGCAGTAGAAGGTATAACCTATATTCAAAAATCTTTAAATGAATCATTATTACATCAAAAGAACTTTTTTAAAAAGACCTTTCCAGATTGA
- a CDS encoding SDR family oxidoreductase, with protein sequence MQILITGATGNLGSAVVETLLKNIPAQNISVLVREEEKIQAIKAKGINVFQGDYDNLSALENAMANVDTVLLISASDQGNRIQQHRNVIDTAKKSGVENIAYTSRAMRNRETLAHQLMEEHFLTEDYIKASGLNYTLFRNTLYMDVLPLFTGEKVFETGIFQPAGNGKVAFALRKEMGEAMANVLSNEGYENKTYKFTNIEAYSFYDIAKALTALSGKEIKYQPADISSFQEMMKPTGIPESMLQKVIEFNTDIKNGQEDEITKDLENHLGRKPTTLEEGLKTLFEL encoded by the coding sequence ATGCAAATATTAATTACAGGAGCTACTGGAAATCTTGGTAGTGCGGTCGTTGAAACTTTATTAAAGAATATTCCAGCTCAAAATATCTCTGTCCTTGTTCGAGAAGAAGAAAAAATACAAGCAATAAAAGCAAAAGGAATAAATGTTTTTCAGGGTGATTATGATAATCTATCAGCTCTTGAAAATGCAATGGCGAATGTAGATACCGTTCTTTTAATTTCAGCAAGCGACCAAGGCAATCGAATTCAGCAACATAGAAATGTCATTGATACAGCTAAAAAATCAGGAGTTGAAAACATTGCTTACACAAGTAGGGCAATGCGGAATAGAGAAACACTCGCTCATCAACTTATGGAAGAACACTTTCTTACTGAAGATTATATTAAAGCAAGTGGACTAAACTATACCCTTTTTAGAAACACCTTATATATGGATGTTCTCCCTCTTTTTACAGGTGAAAAAGTGTTTGAAACGGGTATTTTTCAACCCGCTGGAAATGGGAAAGTAGCTTTTGCTTTAAGAAAAGAAATGGGAGAGGCAATGGCAAATGTGCTGTCAAATGAAGGTTATGAAAACAAAACATATAAATTCACAAACATTGAAGCCTATTCATTTTATGATATTGCAAAGGCATTGACAGCACTTTCAGGAAAAGAAATAAAATACCAACCGGCAGATATTTCTAGTTTTCAAGAAATGATGAAACCAACTGGAATTCCTGAATCAATGCTTCAAAAAGTAATTGAATTCAACACCGATATAAAAAATGGACAAGAAGACGAAATAACGAAGGATTTAGAAAACCATTTGGGTCGCAAACCAACAACGCTAGAAGAAGGGTTAAAAACACTTTTTGAATTATAA
- a CDS encoding helix-turn-helix domain-containing protein → MSNPHHIKSITEYHKVMNLPKPEHPLISVIKFEDIKHYQTSPTNITNDFYSIALKKDFNAKLKYGQQQYDFDEGIMHFMSPKQVLSFEFRIDEELHHKGWLLLVHPDFLWNTPLSKKIKEYEYFDYKINEALHLSDKEEKMIVGVIQSIAQEYQANIDHFSHDVTIAQFALLLTYSERFYQRQFTTRKITNHNILNQFEELLSIYFIKGNLIENALPTVQYFANELNISSNYLSRLLKNLTGQSTKHFIQDKIIDLAKERLSTTDLSVSEIAYELGFEHIQSFSKLFKSKTDFTPTSFRQSFN, encoded by the coding sequence ATGTCAAATCCACATCATATTAAATCCATAACCGAGTACCATAAGGTTATGAATTTACCCAAACCAGAACATCCACTTATCAGTGTGATAAAATTTGAGGATATAAAACACTATCAAACTAGTCCAACAAACATCACTAACGATTTTTATTCAATCGCTTTAAAAAAAGATTTTAATGCCAAATTGAAGTATGGACAACAGCAGTATGATTTTGACGAAGGTATAATGCATTTTATGTCTCCAAAGCAGGTGCTTTCTTTTGAATTCAGAATAGATGAAGAATTACATCATAAGGGGTGGTTGCTACTTGTACATCCCGATTTCCTTTGGAATACTCCCTTATCAAAGAAAATAAAGGAATATGAATATTTTGATTACAAAATAAACGAGGCGCTTCATTTGTCTGACAAAGAAGAAAAAATGATTGTTGGCGTTATACAAAGTATTGCTCAAGAATATCAAGCAAATATTGACCATTTCAGTCATGATGTAACCATTGCTCAGTTTGCCTTATTGTTGACCTATTCAGAACGTTTTTACCAACGTCAATTTACTACACGAAAAATTACAAATCACAATATCTTAAACCAATTTGAGGAATTGCTATCCATATATTTTATTAAAGGAAATTTAATAGAAAATGCATTACCAACAGTTCAGTATTTTGCAAATGAGCTTAATATATCTTCCAATTATTTAAGTCGCTTGCTAAAAAATCTAACAGGTCAAAGTACTAAACATTTTATTCAAGATAAAATAATTGATTTAGCAAAAGAAAGACTGTCAACCACAGATTTGTCAGTTAGTGAAATTGCATACGAATTAGGTTTTGAGCATATACAATCTTTTAGCAAATTATTTAAGAGTAAAACGGACTTTACACCTACTTCATTCAGGCAATCTTTTAACTAA
- a CDS encoding helix-turn-helix transcriptional regulator — MDYSETNRLSRLTAILIQFQTKRILTALELSEKFQVSKRTIYRDIKSLEQAGVPILTEEGKGYTLMTGYKIPPVMFTEKEANALILAEQLVLKNKDSSFIKDYSEAIDKIKAVLRQSEKDKANLLSDRTRFDQNINRERNSNNLSELQFALTNYSLVKMEYIDESNKTTNRLIEPFALLSTENWLLVAWCRLRKDFRYFRLDRINKMEILLENFKPHNMSLQEFFDKYH, encoded by the coding sequence ATGGATTATTCCGAAACAAATAGATTATCTCGATTAACTGCAATTTTAATTCAATTTCAGACCAAAAGAATTTTGACTGCTTTAGAACTATCTGAAAAATTTCAAGTTAGTAAAAGAACTATTTACCGAGATATAAAATCATTAGAACAGGCAGGTGTTCCCATTCTAACCGAAGAAGGAAAAGGCTACACATTAATGACAGGTTATAAAATTCCTCCAGTAATGTTTACCGAAAAAGAAGCAAATGCATTAATTCTTGCAGAACAGTTGGTGTTGAAAAATAAAGATTCTTCATTTATCAAAGATTACTCAGAAGCAATAGATAAAATAAAAGCGGTGCTGAGGCAAAGTGAAAAAGACAAAGCCAATTTACTTTCTGACCGTACTCGATTTGACCAAAATATAAATAGAGAAAGAAACAGTAATAATCTTTCCGAATTGCAGTTTGCACTCACTAACTATAGTCTTGTTAAAATGGAATACATAGACGAATCTAACAAAACAACAAATAGGTTAATTGAACCTTTTGCTCTGCTAAGCACAGAGAATTGGTTGTTAGTTGCTTGGTGTAGGTTACGTAAGGATTTTCGATATTTCCGCCTCGACAGAATTAATAAAATGGAGATTCTCTTAGAGAACTTCAAACCTCACAATATGTCTTTACAGGAGTTTTTTGATAAATATCATTAA